A segment of the Desulfovibrio oxyclinae DSM 11498 genome:
TCATAGTACCTGAGCAGCTGATACAACCTGTTGTCACCCAGCACCACGACCTTGACTTCCATGTCGATAGGCTCGGGTTTCAGCCCAATGGCCGTGATGAAATAGTACGGGTCGTAGGTTTCGATCTCGATCTTTTCGGTCTTGAGCGATCGTTTGAGGGTCTGCCATACGCCCGGTTCCATGATGGCGTCCATGAGGTTGATCACCAGATAGCCGCCATTGGCCTTGACGAAGCTGCCCGCGTTGATGCGGCTGAAATCCGTGTGCCAACCGCCGTGGCGCTCCATGGTGCGGTCGATGCTGCCGAAAAGATTCCGGTACGTGGGGTACGATTCGATGATCACCGGCGGCCCTTCCTGCTCGGAGTTGTCCACCAGCAGATTTACGGAATACGGCCGCATGAGCGCATCGGGATCGGGCCCCGGCATCATCATTCCGGGCATGGGGCCCTGCATCGACTTTCCGAGCTTCTTGATGACGTCGAGATTCTCCACCATATTGTCCAGCACCGAGTCGAGGTAGTCGCCCACTTTTTCTCCGGGAAATTCCTCCCGGACCGGCGCCATGTGCTCCTCGGCCAGATTCAGGAACATCAGACGGTCCACTTCGTCGTGCTTCTTGTTCACTTCCTGATTCAGGTCACGGATGTTCTGGACGATGTCGTCCACCTCATGCTTGATCTTCTCGCGAAGCTCCTTGAGCCGCTCGAACTCCTCGCGCGGGAACCGGCCATTCTCGACCATCTCTTCCAACTGAATCATGCGTTTGGGTTCGTTGTCCACCAGCGGCACGATGTCCGGGCGTTGATACGGTCCCATCTGCATCCGGACCATGACGAGGCCGGTGTCCTTCACCTTGTCCTCAATGGCCTTGTAGAAGGACATGACCTTCTTTTCATGCGCTTCGTGAATCTCGTTCTTGCGCTGGATGTATTCCTCGCTCTCGAAAAGCTGCGGAGCCTCGCGCTTTACCGCCTCCACGAACTCCTGCATGGCTTTCTTGAACTTGTTTCCCTGCCCGGCCTCGAAGCGCAGCAGGATGGGATACTCGTTCTTCTTGAAATTGTTGACGTAACAGAGGTCGTCCGGTGTCTCGCGCTCGCCGTTGAGATTTTTGAGAAGTTGCCGGACCGTGGAGAGTCTGCCGGTTCCCGGCTCGCCGGTGACAAAGATGTTATACCCCTTGCGGCGCATCCCCATGCCGAAGCGGAACGCCTCCACCCCTCTTTGCTGCCCTATGATATCGGTGAGCGGCTCTATGTCGTCGGTTGTCTTGAAGCCCAACTTTGAGGGATCGACCTTCAGACGAAGATTTTCAACGGGAACTTTCGGTGTCTTTTTGCGCTGAGCCATATCAACTCCTCATCCTTTCTCGATGCGAATGGTGCGAACGGTGGAGCAACCGCAACGAGGCATTTCGATTTCGAGCATGTTTTCCCTGAACGAAGCCTTCACGTCTTCCGGCCGGATTCGGCACGGCAGATTGACGCGCTTGCGGAACACCTGCGTTCCGGAAACTCCCGGACCCGACATCTGGTGCCTGCCTTCAATGACCATGACGTCATCGTTGACGCTTATCGCGATATCGTCACTGTCCATGCCTTCCGGTAGCCGCAGCCGGGCAAGCAGACGGGTGTCGTCCATGCGAAACCGTATGCCGCCCACCATCGAAGACCCGGTTCTGGGCAGATCGAAATCGGAACAGAAATCATCGAACAGGCGATCAATGTCCCGTTTCAGTTTGGTCAATTCACGTTGACTCCATATTCTCAAATCCGGCATCGAAACGTCCTCCTTGCACGCTGGGGAGAGAGAAACATCATTACCGCAATTGATAGCATAAAGAGGGAAAAGGACAACCACCCGGACATCATCCATAACGCGACTAACCCTGATGACGCGTGCCCTTTTCATGAAGTATGCTTTTGACGAAACGGTTCACCGCATGTATGCGGGGTGTGTCCATCCGGCGAACGGCCGGCTAAACCCCTTTGGATGCGGCAGTTTTGCCAGGAGGCAGGACTCGGGATAAACAATCCCGCACCAATGGAAAGCAAGGAGGAACAGGCGTGCTCCAAAAAGCGGCGCTCAAGATAAGTCTTGCGGAACCCAAAAAGAAACTGCTGGACATGGTCACGTTCCTGAAGAACTTCGGCACCAGCCAGGTCGTGCTCGTTCACGTCAGGACCAGCAGCAACTACCGGCGCAGGGAAGAAGCTGCCGAACAGCTTTCCCAGCTCGCCAAGGAAGTGGCGGACCTCGGCCTCACCGTTGAGACAACCATCCGCACGGGGCACGCTCCCACCATGGTCATGGAGGCGGCCGAGAACTCCGGTGCCGACTACGTGGCCATTTTCTGGCAGCCCAAGGCCCTGCTCCGGCAGGCGCTCATCGGCAGCATCGACTCCGACATCCTGCGCATGAGCAACCTGCCCGTTTTCGTTTACAATCCGAAGCTCTTCAAACCCGTGGTGGATCTCGATAGCGTGCTCTATGCCACGGACTTCAAGTTCACTGACGCGGTAGTCATGCCGTATCTGGTCAACAGCCGGTTCAAGGCGCACCAGCTCTACCTGCTGCATGTGGGAGAACGAGCTCCGGACCCGGTCACCGAAAAGGATCGAAAGCAGAACGTGCTCGACAACCTCCAGCGGCTGGCGGACGAATGCGCCCATGCCTATGATCAGGTCGAGGTCATCGAGACCATCGGCATGGTTCGCAGGCAGATCATCCGGCAGGCAAAGTCCAAAGGCGTGGATCTGATCGTGGTGGGCAAATCGGAAAAGCCGGACACTTTGAGCCGCATCATCGGCTCCACCGCGGAAATCCTGCCGCACAAGGCGCGTTGCAACGTCTTCATCATTCCCGGCATCTGCAGCATCTCCGCCTCCTGAGGGGCGGACAAGCAACAAGGAACGATCCCCGATGTTCAAGCTGAAAAAAAACATCGTTTTCGCAATATCCCTGCTGATCGTGCTCCTGCTGGTGCTGATCGGCGTATACACACCTGAGGGGCTGGACGCATGGACAGCCGACATGCACTCGTACATCATCAGCAACTTCGGCTGGACGTACCTGCTTTCGGCGTTTCTCTTCCTGCTGTTCAGCCTGTTCATGGCGTTCAGCAAGTACGGCGAGATCAAACTCGGCGGCGACCATGAAAAGCCCAGATTCTCCTATTTCGGCTGGTTCAGCATGCTCTTCGCAGCAGGCATGGGCATCGGTCTCATCTTCTGGGGCGTTGCCGAACCCATGAGCCATTACCTGAACCCGCCAGCCTACATCGCCGACGCCTCGCCGGAAGCCGCCAAGTTCGCCATGCGCTACAGCTTCTTCCACTGGGGCGTGCACCCGTGGGCCATCTACATCGTCATGAGCCTTTCCATCGCCTATTTTTCCTTCAGGCGCGGAATGCCGCCGCTCATCTCCAGTTGCTTCTATCCGCTCATCGGTGACCGCATTTACGGTCCCATCGGGTACTTCATCGACATCTTGGCCGTATTCGCCACGGTCTTCGGTATTGTGACTTCGCTAGGCTTGGGAGCACTTCAGATCAACACGGGACTTGCTTGGGTGTTCCCATTCGAGGGCACCTTCACCACCACCCTGATCATCATCGCCGTGGTCACCGTACTGTTCATGATCTCCAGCATGACGGGCCTCGACAAGGGCATCCAGATTCTCAGCAAGACCAACGTGATGCTTGCCATCCTGATCCTGCTGTTCATGCTCTTCGTGGGCCCAACGAACATGTCCATGAACGTGCTGGTGAGCACCTTTGCGGACTACGCTTCGTCTCTGTTCAGCATGAGCCTGTCCACCAACCCCTTCCGGGGACTGGAGTGGACGCAGAACTGGACGCTCTTCTACTGGGCATGGTGGATTTCGTGGTCGCCGTTCGTGGGCCTGTTCGTGGCAAGTATCTCCCGCGGCAGGACCATCCGCGAATTCGTGACGGGCGCGCTCATCGTGCCGACACTGCTCACCTTCGTCTGGTTCAGCGTGTTCGGCGGCGCGGCATTCAATCTGGAACTGCATCAGGGAGCGGGCATTGCGGCCGCCGTGTCGGAAGACATCTCCACAGGGCTTTTCAAGCTCTACTCGTTCTATCCGCTCAGCGAAGTGCTGACCATGCTCACCGTGGTGCTGCTGGTGGTCTTCTTCGTCACCTCGGCCGACTCGGCTACCTTCGTGCTCAGCATGATGACCTCCGGCGGACAGGAAAATCCTCCGGCCGCCAAGAAGCTCATCTGGGGCCTGACCGTTTCCGCCACGGCCGCCATCCTGCTCTTTTCCGGCGGACTTGAAGGATTGCAGCGAATGGCCATCGCGGCGGCGCTGCCGTTTGCGGGGATCATGCTGCTGCTGTGCCTCTGTCTGCTACGCGGGGTGCGATACGAATTCCGCAAGGAGCGCTACGTGGAAACGCCCAAAAGCGAAGCAGTTTCCTTCTCTCAGGAAGAGTAGAGGGAAAACGACCATTCATAAAACGAAAGGCCCGCTTGAGCGCAAGACGTTTTCCATATATGTTGACGAAAACGACTTAAATCAACGGTAACCCCCTGTTTGCTATTGCGAACAGACGGGATTCTTATGGGTGAGATATTTTCCCAGGTTGTGGTTTCACCAATACGAGATAGCCCTTTTGGTATCGGCTAGGCCTTGATAGATTCTTGCTCAAACGGAGGAGGGAAATGCCTATGCAGAATGCCCTGAATATGATGCTTTGCTGGGATCCTGGAACTGACAATGTTGCGCTGGTTCCTTGGCCAGACACAACTGGGAAAAGTGACCGTTACTTGATGACCGGCCTTGCATGTTACACCCACATTCAAAATATGGATTTTGAACAGCGCAAGAAGCAAATATTTATAGATGCCATGCACTTGATTGTCCGAGACAGATGCGATCCAGCATCTGTCCACGCCGCACTTTTGGGGTTAGAAGAATACTGCGACGGATGTGCGGATGACATGCCGGGTATAAAACGAGAGTGAAACCATCTGCTCTTTTTCTACTCGACATAACGTGGAGATGAATAAATACATTTTTCTGAGAACAAATGGTTCCTCTCGTTTAGAATCGGCACTAATTACCAATTCAAAAAAGGCCCCGAATTCGGGGCCTTTTTTTCAACATTTATAGAAAACGCCTTGGCTTGAGCGGGCCTTTCGTTTTTCGAAATACCGAAAAAAATCAGAGCCATTTGAAGACATTGCCGAGGGCGAGACCGACAAAGCCGGTACTGACCAGCCAGAAGGGGCGGATCAGGTCTTCGAGGGCCGGGATGGACATGACGTCGAGATTGATGAGGATGCCGACAAGCCCGCAGAGAACGGACAGCATCCAGGTGACGATGCTTGGGCTGTTCATGGTCATGGTGTAATCCTTGCGTTTCGTTACAGCTTCAGGGCGTTCGGAGTAAGGAGTATTTCCCTCGCGTCCGATTCGGGAACCGGTTTCGAGAACAGATAGCCCTGACCATGGTCGCAATGCAAGGAGTAAAGGGTATCCTTCTGCTCCTGAGTCTCGATTCCCTCTGCCACGACGGAAAGTTTGAGAGCGTGGGCAAGGTTGATGATGGCCCGAACGATCTCAACGCTGTCACGGTCGCGATCAAGCCGCTGAACAAAACTCAGGTCCACCTTGAGCTGGTCCACGGGGAACTTCTGGAGATAACTCATCGAGGAATACCCCGTGCCGAAGTCATCCACGGAAAGAGATATCCCGATGTCCTTGAGTGCATTGAGTTTCCTTACGGAGTCCATCACGTCGAGCATGATGACCGTTTCGGTTATCTCCAGTTTGAGGTGTTTGGGCGGCAGGCCTGTTTCCGCCAACACGCTGTCCACCATCTGAACCAGCGACGGTTCCCGGAACTGCCTTGCCGAGATATTCACCGAAAAGAATACCTGCTCTGGACGCCTGCACTGCTTCAGCCATTCTGTAAACACGCCTGCGGCTTTTCGCAGCACCCACTCCCCCATTTCCACGATAAGCCCGGAATCCTCGGCAATGGGGATGAATTCCCCGGGACTCACCAGCCCCCTGTCCGGATGTTCCCAGCGAATGAGCGTTTCAAATCCGGTTACCTCGGCACTTTCAAGGTTGATTATGGGCTGGTAGTGCAGAATGAATTCATCATCCCTGAGGGCGCGGCGCAGGTCCTTTTCCAGCGTGAGCGTCCGCACGGCCTTCTCCCGCATGGAATCTTCAAAGAACGTATACTGATTCTTGCCCGCATCCTTGGCGGCATACATGGCAATGTGGGCATTATGCAGAATGTCCTCGGAACAATCCTCGCACTTGCCGTCGGAAACGACCACGCCCATGCTCGCCGAGGACCGAACCTCGTCCATTCCGAGCATGAACGGCTTTTGCAATTCAGATATGATCTTATCCGCCACGGTTTTCACATGATCGTGGTCATGGAATTCCTCCACGAGCAGCACGAACTCGTCACCCCCGAAACGTCCCACCGTATCCATGTCGCGCACGCAGCCGCGCAACCGATCCGCTACTTCGGCCAGCAGCTTGTCGCCAGCCACGTGCCCAAGCGTCTCGTTGATGACCTTGAATCGGTCCAGATCAAGCAGCAGCACGGCGAAATACATGGAATGACGCTTGGCGCGCTGACGGGCTCGATTCACGCGCTCCATGCAAAGCACCCGGTTGGGCAGGCCGGTCATGGGGTCGTGAAGCGCCTGATGCTCCATGCGCTCCTCCATCTCGCGGCGCTCCGTCACGTCACGAAGGCTGACGCGCGACCCAAGATGCTCGTCCTGATCCACCACACTGCGCTTGACCGCATTGACCCAGCGCATACGGGCGTTGCTGTTGTAGATTCTGAAATCTATCGAGCCGCCGTCCCCGTGCTCTTCGTCGGAAAGGAAATCACGCCACAGGGGAATGTCGTCCTGATGCATGATGGTTTCCATAAATCCGGGATCGTTGATGAACCGCTCCGGCGGGTATCCGCTGATGCGTTCGCAGGCCGGACTGACATAGAGCGTACGGTCATCCGGGGAAATCCAGCTTTCCCAGTCGTAGTTGTAATCCGCCACGATGCGGTAACGCCGCTCGGATTCCTCAAGCGCGTTTCTGGATTCCTCAAGCTTGTGCACCAGCGTGGAAAGTCTCGTTGCCGCGGTTTCGATACTCCTGCGCTGCCGATGCAACTCCACGAAGGTCCGCACCTTCCCGCGCAGGACTTCCGGCTCCACGGGCTTGAAAAGGTAGTCCACCGCACCGAGTTCATAACCTCGGAAGATGTGACGCTGTTCCTTGTTGATGGCGGTGACGAAAATAATCGGCGTGGAACGGGTTTCCGGCTTTTCACGCAGCCTTTCCGCGCACTCGAAGCCGTCCATGCCCGGCATCATCACATCCAGCAGAATCAGAGCGAAATCGCCTCTGGCAGCGATCTTGAGCGCCTCTTCGCCGGACATGGCCGAGAGTATGTTCAGCTGAAAGCCTTTGAGAATCCCTCTGAGCAGCTTCAGATTAATCTGTTCGTCGTCGACGATGAGTATGTTTATGCGCTCGCTCATGCTCTCTTCACTGCGGTTAAACGGGAATTTGACTTAGAACAGTTACTACCAGTCATCTTGGGAA
Coding sequences within it:
- a CDS encoding universal stress protein, with the protein product MLQKAALKISLAEPKKKLLDMVTFLKNFGTSQVVLVHVRTSSNYRRREEAAEQLSQLAKEVADLGLTVETTIRTGHAPTMVMEAAENSGADYVAIFWQPKALLRQALIGSIDSDILRMSNLPVFVYNPKLFKPVVDLDSVLYATDFKFTDAVVMPYLVNSRFKAHQLYLLHVGERAPDPVTEKDRKQNVLDNLQRLADECAHAYDQVEVIETIGMVRRQIIRQAKSKGVDLIVVGKSEKPDTLSRIIGSTAEILPHKARCNVFIIPGICSISAS
- a CDS encoding glycine betaine uptake BCCT transporter, translated to MFKLKKNIVFAISLLIVLLLVLIGVYTPEGLDAWTADMHSYIISNFGWTYLLSAFLFLLFSLFMAFSKYGEIKLGGDHEKPRFSYFGWFSMLFAAGMGIGLIFWGVAEPMSHYLNPPAYIADASPEAAKFAMRYSFFHWGVHPWAIYIVMSLSIAYFSFRRGMPPLISSCFYPLIGDRIYGPIGYFIDILAVFATVFGIVTSLGLGALQINTGLAWVFPFEGTFTTTLIIIAVVTVLFMISSMTGLDKGIQILSKTNVMLAILILLFMLFVGPTNMSMNVLVSTFADYASSLFSMSLSTNPFRGLEWTQNWTLFYWAWWISWSPFVGLFVASISRGRTIREFVTGALIVPTLLTFVWFSVFGGAAFNLELHQGAGIAAAVSEDISTGLFKLYSFYPLSEVLTMLTVVLLVVFFVTSADSATFVLSMMTSGGQENPPAAKKLIWGLTVSATAAILLFSGGLEGLQRMAIAAALPFAGIMLLLCLCLLRGVRYEFRKERYVETPKSEAVSFSQEE
- a CDS encoding Lon protease family protein codes for the protein MAQRKKTPKVPVENLRLKVDPSKLGFKTTDDIEPLTDIIGQQRGVEAFRFGMGMRRKGYNIFVTGEPGTGRLSTVRQLLKNLNGERETPDDLCYVNNFKKNEYPILLRFEAGQGNKFKKAMQEFVEAVKREAPQLFESEEYIQRKNEIHEAHEKKVMSFYKAIEDKVKDTGLVMVRMQMGPYQRPDIVPLVDNEPKRMIQLEEMVENGRFPREEFERLKELREKIKHEVDDIVQNIRDLNQEVNKKHDEVDRLMFLNLAEEHMAPVREEFPGEKVGDYLDSVLDNMVENLDVIKKLGKSMQGPMPGMMMPGPDPDALMRPYSVNLLVDNSEQEGPPVIIESYPTYRNLFGSIDRTMERHGGWHTDFSRINAGSFVKANGGYLVINLMDAIMEPGVWQTLKRSLKTEKIEIETYDPYYFITAIGLKPEPIDMEVKVVVLGDNRLYQLLRYYDQDMAKIFKVRADYESSMDRDEDAVNQVARFIRHEAERDGLRPFAADGVAAVLEQSVRMAGRQEKLTTAFPKLSDLLAEADHFASVDKADTVGQEHVRKALEARVHRTNQIEERIQEMIDRGSLFVDTDGEKVGQVNGLAVYSLGDYAFGKPSRITATTGMGKAGIINIEREADMSGPTHNKGVLILAGYLREMFAQDKPISLSASLAFEQSYGGIDGDSASSTELYALLSSLSGIPLRQDIAVTGSVNQRGEVQPIGGVNEKIEGFYLCCKHAGLTGDQGVMVPEANVKDLMLLPEVVDAVKDGKFNVWSVKTIAEGIELLTGVKAGTMNKSGKYTANSVFRKVNDRLLELAEGLRDFGKGPNDDNGKNGKSSGKKSSGKKT
- a CDS encoding EAL domain-containing response regulator, with the translated sequence MSERINILIVDDEQINLKLLRGILKGFQLNILSAMSGEEALKIAARGDFALILLDVMMPGMDGFECAERLREKPETRSTPIIFVTAINKEQRHIFRGYELGAVDYLFKPVEPEVLRGKVRTFVELHRQRRSIETAATRLSTLVHKLEESRNALEESERRYRIVADYNYDWESWISPDDRTLYVSPACERISGYPPERFINDPGFMETIMHQDDIPLWRDFLSDEEHGDGGSIDFRIYNSNARMRWVNAVKRSVVDQDEHLGSRVSLRDVTERREMEERMEHQALHDPMTGLPNRVLCMERVNRARQRAKRHSMYFAVLLLDLDRFKVINETLGHVAGDKLLAEVADRLRGCVRDMDTVGRFGGDEFVLLVEEFHDHDHVKTVADKIISELQKPFMLGMDEVRSSASMGVVVSDGKCEDCSEDILHNAHIAMYAAKDAGKNQYTFFEDSMREKAVRTLTLEKDLRRALRDDEFILHYQPIINLESAEVTGFETLIRWEHPDRGLVSPGEFIPIAEDSGLIVEMGEWVLRKAAGVFTEWLKQCRRPEQVFFSVNISARQFREPSLVQMVDSVLAETGLPPKHLKLEITETVIMLDVMDSVRKLNALKDIGISLSVDDFGTGYSSMSYLQKFPVDQLKVDLSFVQRLDRDRDSVEIVRAIINLAHALKLSVVAEGIETQEQKDTLYSLHCDHGQGYLFSKPVPESDAREILLTPNALKL
- a CDS encoding Hsp20/alpha crystallin family protein is translated as MTKLKRDIDRLFDDFCSDFDLPRTGSSMVGGIRFRMDDTRLLARLRLPEGMDSDDIAISVNDDVMVIEGRHQMSGPGVSGTQVFRKRVNLPCRIRPEDVKASFRENMLEIEMPRCGCSTVRTIRIEKG